A section of the Mycolicibacterium anyangense genome encodes:
- a CDS encoding DUF3662 and FHA domain-containing protein: MSNQRGLVQRIERKLENTVGDAVARVFGGSIVPQEVEALLRREASDGVQTLQGGRLLAPNEYVITLSGSDFEKVNADRDVTSDTFARHLGGYLREQGWQTYGDVVVRFEQSQNLHTGQYRARGVVNPDASPHPTAGAPAPAQSKDAFTAEPGVPPMSDNPSYRGDQGQGRPADDYYEDRYARPQDEQRGGAPEQRGPYPPEDRGGYAPPNDPNYPPRGGYPEQGGYQQGYPSQGGYEQRPPAGYGGGYDQGYRQPPPGYGPPPQAPYGPPAGGGYGAPSNDYDYGRAPGRHEEPGYGRPEPRPAYPDQGGYEQQQGYPGQGGYGRQDYAQPDYPRYEQGGYGEQGRDYDYGQPAGGGYAGYGQAPAGEYPSAGHNVTLQLDDGSGRTYQLREGANVIGRGQDAQFRLPDTGVSRRHLEIRWDGQVALLSDLNSTNGTTVNNAPVQEWQLADGDVIRLGHSEIIVRVH; the protein is encoded by the coding sequence ATGAGTAACCAGAGAGGTCTGGTTCAACGCATCGAGCGCAAACTCGAGAACACGGTGGGCGATGCCGTTGCCCGGGTATTCGGTGGGTCGATCGTTCCGCAGGAAGTGGAAGCACTACTACGCCGGGAGGCCTCCGATGGTGTGCAAACACTGCAAGGTGGCCGTCTGTTGGCACCCAACGAGTACGTCATTACCCTCAGTGGGTCCGACTTCGAGAAGGTCAACGCCGACCGCGATGTCACCTCGGACACTTTTGCCAGACACTTGGGGGGATACCTCCGGGAACAAGGGTGGCAAACGTATGGTGATGTCGTCGTCAGGTTCGAGCAGTCGCAGAACCTGCACACTGGCCAGTACCGTGCCCGTGGCGTCGTCAATCCGGACGCCAGCCCCCACCCGACCGCAGGCGCACCCGCCCCAGCACAATCGAAAGATGCGTTCACCGCAGAACCAGGAGTACCACCGATGAGCGACAACCCGAGCTACCGCGGCGACCAGGGTCAGGGGCGGCCCGCCGACGACTACTACGAGGACCGCTACGCCCGTCCCCAGGACGAGCAGCGTGGTGGCGCTCCCGAGCAGCGCGGCCCGTACCCGCCCGAGGACCGTGGCGGATACGCCCCGCCGAACGATCCGAACTACCCGCCCCGCGGCGGCTACCCCGAGCAGGGCGGCTACCAGCAGGGCTATCCGAGCCAGGGCGGCTACGAGCAGCGCCCGCCGGCCGGCTACGGCGGCGGCTACGACCAGGGTTACCGCCAGCCGCCCCCCGGCTACGGCCCGCCCCCGCAGGCCCCGTACGGCCCGCCGGCTGGTGGTGGCTACGGCGCCCCGTCGAATGACTACGACTACGGCCGCGCACCGGGCCGCCACGAGGAGCCCGGCTACGGCCGTCCCGAGCCGCGGCCGGCCTACCCGGATCAGGGTGGCTACGAGCAGCAGCAGGGCTACCCCGGCCAGGGCGGTTACGGCCGTCAGGACTACGCCCAGCCCGACTACCCCCGCTACGAGCAAGGCGGTTATGGCGAACAGGGCCGCGACTACGACTACGGCCAGCCCGCCGGCGGCGGCTACGCCGGGTACGGCCAGGCGCCGGCCGGCGAGTACCCGAGTGCCGGCCACAACGTCACCCTGCAGCTCGACGACGGCAGCGGACGCACCTACCAGCTGCGCGAAGGCGCCAACGTCATCGGCCGCGGGCAGGACGCGCAGTTCCGGTTGCCCGACACCGGGGTGTCGCGCCGGCATCTGGAGATCCGCTGGGACGGCCAGGTGGCGTTGCTCTCGGACCTCAACTCGACCAACGGCACGACGGTCAACAACGCGCCCGTCCAAGAGTGGCAGCTGGCCGACGGTGACGTCATCCGGCTCGGCCACTCCGAGATCATCGTCCGCGTTCACTGA
- a CDS encoding FHA domain-containing protein FhaB/FipA — MQGLVLQLTRAGFLLLLWLFIWSVLRILRNDIYAPTGAVMVRRGLALRGALLPSRQQRSSARYLVVTDGALAGTRITLGSQPVLIGRADDSTLVLTDDYASTRHARLSQRGPDWYVEDLGSTNGTYLDRAKVTTAVRVPIGTPVHIGKTVIELRP, encoded by the coding sequence ATGCAGGGACTAGTTCTGCAGCTGACGCGTGCCGGTTTCCTGCTGCTGCTGTGGCTGTTCATCTGGTCGGTGCTGCGCATCCTGCGCAACGACATCTACGCACCCACCGGCGCGGTGATGGTGCGGCGCGGCCTCGCGCTGCGGGGTGCGCTGCTGCCGTCTCGCCAGCAGCGCAGCAGCGCCCGCTACCTGGTGGTCACCGACGGTGCCCTGGCCGGGACCCGCATCACGCTCGGCAGCCAGCCGGTGCTGATCGGCCGGGCCGATGACTCCACTCTGGTCCTCACCGACGACTACGCCTCCACCCGGCACGCCCGGCTGTCCCAGCGGGGTCCGGACTGGTATGTCGAAGACCTAGGATCGACCAACGGCACATACCTCGACAGGGCGAAGGTGACCACGGCAGTTCGCGTTCCGATCGGCACGCCGGTACACATCGGCAAGACGGTAATCGAGCTGCGCCCGTGA
- a CDS encoding PP2C family protein-serine/threonine phosphatase yields MTLVLRYAARSDRGLVRANNEDSVYAGARLLALADGMGGHAAGEVASQLVIAALAHLDDDEPGGDLLSKLDDAVHQGNSAIAAHVEMEPELEGMGTTLTAILFAGNRLGLVHIGDSRGYLLRDGELTQITKDDTFVQTLVDEGRITAEEAHSHPQRSLIMRALTGHEVEPTLIMREAREGDRYLLCSDGLSDPVSFDTIAEALQIPDVAESADRLIELALRGGGPDNVTVVVADVVDYDYGGQTQPILAGAVSGDDDHVAPPNTAAGRASAINPRPNVAKRVVAEPEPPPKPRSHKRMFIVAALVVLLAIAGLVVGREIIRSNYYVSAHDGTVAIMRGIQGSILGYPLQEPYLLGCLNDRGELSQISYGQSTDPLGCTLMRLQDLRPSERTQVSAGLPAGSLDNAIGQLRELARGSLLPPCAPAPAPTPAPAPIPPPAPAPSSAPAPGPTSAARPSTPAPTSASPRTTPAPPTSPTSSESASAATDSATPPALPSPAPTVTQLPAPPQKPGVDCRAAA; encoded by the coding sequence GTGACCCTCGTCCTGCGCTACGCCGCCCGAAGCGACCGCGGCCTGGTCCGCGCCAACAACGAAGACTCGGTGTACGCCGGTGCACGCCTGCTGGCGCTGGCCGACGGCATGGGTGGTCACGCCGCCGGTGAGGTGGCCTCCCAGCTGGTGATCGCCGCGCTGGCCCACCTCGATGACGACGAGCCCGGTGGCGACCTGCTGAGCAAGCTGGACGACGCGGTGCACCAGGGCAACTCGGCGATCGCCGCGCACGTGGAGATGGAACCCGAACTGGAAGGCATGGGCACCACGCTCACCGCAATCCTGTTCGCCGGCAACAGACTTGGCTTGGTCCACATCGGCGACTCGCGCGGGTATCTGCTGCGCGACGGTGAGCTGACCCAGATCACCAAGGACGACACGTTCGTCCAGACCCTGGTCGACGAGGGCCGGATCACCGCCGAGGAGGCGCACAGCCACCCGCAGCGCTCCCTGATCATGCGGGCGCTGACCGGTCACGAGGTCGAGCCGACGCTGATCATGCGAGAGGCCCGCGAAGGCGACCGTTACCTGCTGTGCTCCGACGGCCTGTCCGACCCGGTCAGCTTCGACACCATCGCCGAAGCGCTGCAGATCCCGGATGTCGCCGAGAGTGCCGACCGGCTCATCGAACTGGCGCTGCGCGGCGGCGGCCCGGACAACGTCACCGTGGTGGTGGCCGACGTCGTCGACTACGACTACGGCGGCCAGACCCAGCCGATCCTGGCCGGGGCAGTCTCCGGGGACGACGATCACGTCGCACCACCGAACACCGCTGCCGGGCGCGCATCGGCGATCAACCCGCGGCCCAATGTCGCCAAACGGGTGGTGGCCGAGCCCGAACCACCGCCAAAACCGCGCTCCCACAAGCGAATGTTCATCGTCGCCGCATTGGTGGTCCTGCTCGCGATCGCCGGCCTGGTGGTGGGCCGCGAGATCATCCGCAGCAACTACTACGTCAGTGCCCATGACGGCACGGTGGCGATCATGCGGGGAATCCAGGGTTCGATCCTGGGCTACCCGCTACAGGAGCCCTACCTGCTGGGCTGTCTGAACGACCGCGGCGAGTTGTCCCAGATCAGCTACGGCCAGTCCACCGATCCGCTGGGCTGCACGCTGATGCGGCTGCAGGATCTGCGGCCCTCTGAGCGCACCCAGGTCTCGGCCGGACTGCCGGCCGGCAGCCTGGACAACGCCATCGGCCAGCTTCGCGAACTCGCCCGCGGCTCGCTGCTGCCGCCGTGCGCGCCCGCTCCGGCCCCCACGCCGGCGCCCGCGCCGATCCCGCCACCGGCGCCCGCACCGAGCTCAGCTCCAGCACCCGGCCCGACCTCGGCCGCCCGCCCGTCGACTCCGGCACCCACGTCGGCTTCGCCACGCACCACCCCGGCGCCGCCGACAAGCCCGACGTCGAGCGAAAGCGCCTCGGCGGCAACGGATTCGGCGACACCGCCGGCGCTCCCGAGCCCCGCCCCGACGGTGACCCAATTACCGGCGCCACCCCAGAAGCCGGGTGTCGACTGCCGGGCGGCGGCATGA
- a CDS encoding FtsW/RodA/SpoVE family cell cycle protein has product MSTQPQAPVVVATATPTRRNTELALLIFATIITLVALMIVEANQEQGISWDLASSTLAFLTLFICAHLAIRRFAPYADPVLLPIVALLNGLGLVMIHRLDLVPGALQASDKGPSDSQQMLWTLVGVVGFSLLVVFLKDHRILARYGYLCGLVGLVLLVIPALLPARFSETNGAKIWIRFPGFSIQPAEFSKILLLIFFAAVLVAKRSLFTSAGKHVLGMDLPRPRDLAPLLVAWIASVGVMVFEKDLGTSLLLYASFLVIVYIATERFSWVAIGLTLFAAGSVVAYHLFAHVRVRVENWLDPFADPEGTGYQMVQAQFSFATGGIFGTGLGNGQPGTVPAASTDFIIAAVGEELGLVGLAGVLMLYTILIVRGLRTAIAVRDSFGKLLAAGLASTLAIQLFIVVGGVTGLIPLTGLTTPWMSYGGSSLVANYLLLAILVKISHAARRPIMTSPHTPIAVASTEVIDRV; this is encoded by the coding sequence ATGAGCACCCAGCCCCAGGCCCCCGTGGTGGTAGCGACCGCGACCCCGACTCGGCGTAACACCGAGCTGGCGTTGCTGATCTTCGCCACCATCATCACCCTCGTCGCCCTGATGATCGTGGAGGCCAACCAGGAGCAGGGCATCAGCTGGGATCTGGCCAGTTCCACGCTGGCCTTCCTGACGCTGTTCATCTGCGCGCACCTGGCCATCCGGCGCTTCGCGCCCTACGCCGATCCGGTGCTGCTGCCGATCGTGGCTCTGCTCAACGGTCTTGGGCTGGTGATGATCCACCGCCTCGACTTGGTGCCCGGCGCGCTGCAGGCATCGGACAAGGGCCCCAGTGACTCCCAGCAGATGCTCTGGACGCTGGTCGGTGTCGTCGGTTTCTCGCTGCTGGTGGTGTTCCTCAAGGATCACCGCATCCTGGCCCGCTACGGCTACCTCTGTGGCCTGGTCGGCCTGGTGCTGCTGGTCATCCCGGCCCTGCTGCCCGCCCGCTTCTCCGAGACCAACGGCGCCAAGATCTGGATTCGGTTCCCCGGCTTCAGTATTCAGCCCGCGGAGTTCTCCAAGATTCTGCTGCTGATCTTCTTCGCCGCCGTTCTGGTGGCCAAGCGCAGCCTGTTCACCAGCGCCGGTAAACACGTGCTGGGCATGGACCTGCCGCGCCCGCGGGACCTGGCCCCGCTGCTGGTGGCCTGGATCGCCTCGGTGGGTGTGATGGTCTTCGAGAAGGACCTGGGCACCTCGCTGCTGCTCTACGCGTCGTTCCTGGTGATCGTCTACATCGCCACCGAACGGTTCAGCTGGGTGGCGATCGGTTTGACGCTGTTCGCCGCCGGCAGCGTGGTGGCCTATCACCTGTTCGCCCATGTGCGGGTACGGGTGGAGAACTGGCTGGACCCCTTCGCCGACCCCGAGGGCACCGGCTACCAGATGGTGCAGGCACAGTTCAGCTTCGCCACCGGCGGCATCTTCGGCACCGGCTTGGGCAACGGCCAGCCGGGTACCGTTCCGGCCGCCTCCACCGACTTCATCATCGCCGCTGTCGGTGAGGAGCTGGGTCTGGTGGGCCTGGCCGGGGTGCTGATGCTCTACACGATCCTGATCGTGCGCGGCCTGCGCACCGCGATCGCCGTGCGCGACAGCTTCGGCAAGCTGCTGGCCGCCGGCCTGGCCTCGACGCTGGCCATCCAGTTGTTCATCGTCGTCGGCGGGGTCACCGGCCTGATCCCGCTGACCGGTCTGACCACGCCGTGGATGTCCTACGGCGGTTCGTCACTGGTGGCCAACTATCTGCTGCTGGCGATCCTGGTGAAGATCTCGCATGCGGCCCGGCGCCCGATCATGACCAGCCCGCACACCCCGATCGCGGTGGCCAGCACCGAGGTGATCGACCGGGTATGA
- the pbpA gene encoding D,D-transpeptidase PbpA, which yields MNTTLRRISIMIMALIVLLLINATVTQVFRADGLRADPRNQRVLLDEYSRQRGQITAGGQLLAYSVSTNGHYRFLRVYPNPFVYAPVTGFYSLRYSSSGLERAEDSILNGSDQRLFGRRLADFFTGRDPRGGNVDTTIVPRVQQAAWDAMQQGCSGPCKGSVVALEPSTGKILAMVSAPSYDPNLLATHDTDEQGKAWQQLRDDPGSPLTNRAISETFPPGSTFKVITTAAALQAGINDTDQLTASPQIQLPNSTATLENYGGSPCGTAPTASLREAFARSCNTAFVELGIRVGADALRNTAQAFGLDSAPAPIPLEVAESTVGPIADAAALGMSSMGQKDVAVTPLQNAEVAATIANSGVLMQPYLVDSLRGPDLSNIATTAPQEQRRAISPQVAAKLTDLMIGAEQQTQQKGAIPGVQIASKTGTAEHGTDPRNTPPHAWYIAFAPAQSPKVAVAVLVENGGDRLSATGGALAAPIGRATIAAALQGAS from the coding sequence ATGAACACCACACTGCGCCGTATCTCGATCATGATCATGGCCCTGATCGTGCTGCTGCTGATCAATGCGACGGTCACCCAGGTGTTCCGCGCCGACGGATTGCGCGCCGATCCGCGCAACCAGCGGGTGCTGCTCGACGAGTACTCGCGCCAGCGCGGGCAGATCACCGCCGGCGGCCAGCTGCTGGCCTACTCGGTGTCGACCAACGGCCACTACCGGTTCCTGCGGGTGTACCCGAATCCCTTCGTCTACGCCCCGGTGACGGGCTTCTACTCGTTGCGTTACTCCAGCAGCGGCCTGGAGCGCGCCGAGGACAGCATTCTCAACGGCTCCGATCAACGGCTGTTCGGCCGCCGGCTGGCCGACTTCTTCACCGGCCGCGACCCACGGGGCGGCAATGTGGACACCACGATCGTGCCGCGGGTGCAGCAGGCCGCCTGGGACGCGATGCAGCAGGGCTGCAGCGGGCCGTGCAAGGGCTCGGTGGTGGCCCTGGAGCCGTCCACCGGCAAGATCCTGGCAATGGTCTCCGCGCCGTCGTACGACCCCAACCTGCTGGCCACCCACGACACCGACGAGCAAGGCAAGGCCTGGCAGCAGTTGCGTGACGACCCGGGCTCGCCGCTGACCAACCGCGCGATCTCCGAGACCTTCCCGCCCGGATCGACGTTCAAGGTGATCACCACCGCCGCCGCCCTGCAGGCCGGCATCAACGACACCGATCAGCTCACGGCGTCCCCGCAGATCCAGCTGCCCAACAGCACCGCGACCTTGGAGAACTACGGCGGCTCCCCGTGCGGCACCGCGCCAACGGCGTCGCTGCGCGAGGCGTTCGCCCGGTCCTGCAATACCGCGTTCGTGGAACTGGGTATCCGGGTAGGTGCCGATGCGCTGCGCAACACCGCGCAAGCGTTCGGGCTCGACAGTGCACCCGCGCCGATCCCACTGGAGGTCGCCGAGTCCACCGTGGGTCCGATCGCGGACGCCGCGGCACTGGGTATGTCGAGCATGGGGCAGAAGGACGTGGCTGTGACACCGCTGCAGAACGCCGAGGTGGCGGCGACCATCGCCAACTCCGGGGTGTTGATGCAGCCCTATCTGGTGGACAGCCTGCGCGGACCGGACCTGTCGAATATCGCCACCACGGCGCCCCAGGAGCAGCGGCGTGCGATTTCTCCACAGGTCGCGGCTAAGCTAACTGATTTGATGATCGGCGCCGAACAGCAAACCCAGCAAAAGGGAGCCATTCCCGGCGTCCAGATCGCTTCCAAGACCGGTACCGCCGAACACGGCACCGACCCGAGGAACACACCCCCACATGCCTGGTACATCGCGTTCGCCCCGGCCCAGAGCCCGAAGGTGGCCGTCGCGGTGCTAGTCGAGAACGGTGGAGACCGACTGTCGGCGACCGGCGGGGCGCTGGCCGCCCCGATCGGGCGGGCAACGATCGCCGCAGCATTGCAGGGGGCATCATGA
- a CDS encoding protein kinase domain-containing protein: MSPRVGVTLSGRYRLQRLIATGGMGQVWEAVDSRLGRRVAVKVLKQEFSSDPEFVERFRAEARTVAMLNHPGIAAVHDYGETDMDGEGRTAYLVMELINGEPLNSVIKRTGRLSLRHALDMLEQTGRALQVAHAAGLVHRDVKPGNILITPTGQVKLTDFGIAKAVDAAPVTQTGMVMGTAQYIAPEQALGHDATAASDVYSLGVVGYEAVSGKRPFVGDGALTVAMKHIKETPAPLPADLPPNVRELIEITLVKNPGMRYRNGGQFADAVGAVRAGRRPPRPNSAPTIRATPAAIPGSSPRLPAVPPPSTAARPRPATGGHRSQPARRTFSSGQRALLWAAGVLGALAIISAILIVLADRDRRDTAPVQRTETETVTPTPGAGTAPSGWDGREPVIRLVAAIDGEGP, encoded by the coding sequence ATGAGCCCCCGCGTGGGTGTGACCCTGTCCGGCCGCTACCGGTTGCAGCGGCTGATCGCCACCGGCGGTATGGGCCAGGTGTGGGAAGCCGTGGACAGCCGGCTGGGCCGTCGCGTCGCGGTCAAGGTGCTCAAGCAGGAGTTCTCCTCGGACCCCGAGTTCGTCGAGCGGTTCCGGGCCGAAGCCCGCACCGTCGCCATGCTCAACCACCCTGGCATCGCCGCCGTGCACGACTACGGCGAGACCGACATGGACGGTGAGGGCCGCACCGCCTACCTGGTCATGGAGCTCATCAACGGCGAGCCGCTGAACTCGGTGATCAAGCGCACCGGCCGGCTCTCGCTGCGCCACGCGCTGGACATGCTGGAGCAGACCGGCCGCGCGCTGCAGGTGGCGCACGCCGCCGGCCTGGTGCACCGCGACGTCAAACCCGGCAACATCCTGATCACCCCGACCGGGCAGGTGAAGCTCACCGACTTCGGTATCGCCAAGGCCGTGGACGCCGCGCCCGTCACCCAGACCGGCATGGTGATGGGCACCGCCCAGTACATCGCGCCGGAGCAGGCCCTCGGCCATGACGCCACCGCCGCCAGCGACGTCTACTCGCTGGGAGTCGTTGGCTACGAAGCGGTTTCAGGCAAGCGGCCGTTCGTCGGCGACGGGGCGCTGACCGTCGCGATGAAGCACATCAAGGAGACGCCTGCGCCGTTGCCGGCCGACCTACCGCCGAATGTGCGCGAGCTGATCGAGATCACCCTGGTGAAGAACCCGGGCATGCGCTACCGCAACGGCGGGCAGTTCGCCGACGCCGTCGGCGCGGTGCGTGCCGGACGGCGTCCGCCGCGGCCGAACTCCGCACCCACCATCCGGGCCACGCCGGCAGCCATCCCGGGCAGCTCGCCGCGGTTGCCTGCAGTGCCCCCGCCGTCCACCGCCGCCCGCCCACGTCCGGCGACCGGCGGTCACCGCAGCCAACCGGCCCGCCGCACCTTCTCCTCCGGGCAGCGCGCTCTGCTGTGGGCGGCCGGCGTGCTCGGCGCGCTGGCGATCATCAGCGCCATCCTGATCGTGCTGGCCGACCGCGACCGTCGGGACACGGCCCCGGTCCAGCGCACCGAGACGGAGACGGTGACGCCGACGCCCGGCGCGGGCACCGCCCCGTCGGGGTGGGACGGCCGGGAACCGGTGATCCGGTTGGTCGCGGCTATAGACGGCGAGGGCCCGTAA
- the pknB gene encoding Stk1 family PASTA domain-containing Ser/Thr kinase, with product MTTPQHLSDRYELGEILGFGGMSEVHMARDTRLHRDVAVKVLRADLARDPSFYLRFRREAQNAAALNHPAIVAVYDTGEAETATGPLPYIVMEYVDGVTLRDIVHTDGPMPPRRAIEIIADACQALNFSHQHGIIHRDVKPANIMISKTGAVKVMDFGIARALADAGNSVTQTAAVIGTAQYLSPEQARGESVDARSDVYSLGCVLYEVLTGEPPFIGDSPVAVAYQHVREDPVPPSQKHAGVSPELDAVVLKALAKNPDNRYQTAAEMRADLVRVHNGEAPDAPKVLSHAERTSLLNATPPLRPRGDDTDEIPRHGAVVENERAGGSIGRWLIAVAILAILTVVVTVAINMVSGSPRNVQVPDVRGQAAADAIATLQNKGFKIRTQQKPDNTIAPEKVIGTDPPANSMASAGDEITINVSYGPEQREVPDCTGLSYGECVQKLKAAGFGKYKQTEQASTPEQKDKVLSTIPPANQTSAITNEITVVVGKGPQTAAVPVIAGQTVDVAGQILTASGFLKFIQVPVDSTEPAGQVVGSDPAAGQVVAQDTVIQIQVSKGNQFVMPDLKGQFWTDAEPNLRVLGWTGVLIKGPNVDNSGVRSNGVVTQSPAAGTAVNFGASITLSFAS from the coding sequence ATGACCACGCCCCAGCACCTGTCCGACCGTTACGAGCTCGGCGAGATCCTCGGTTTCGGCGGGATGTCCGAGGTACACATGGCCCGCGACACCCGCCTGCACCGCGATGTGGCGGTGAAGGTGCTGCGCGCCGACCTCGCCCGCGACCCCAGCTTCTATCTGCGGTTCCGCCGCGAGGCCCAGAACGCCGCCGCGCTCAATCATCCGGCGATCGTCGCGGTGTACGACACCGGTGAGGCAGAGACGGCCACCGGGCCGCTGCCCTACATCGTGATGGAGTACGTCGACGGGGTGACCCTGCGCGACATCGTCCACACCGACGGGCCGATGCCGCCGCGGCGGGCGATCGAGATCATCGCGGATGCCTGCCAGGCGCTGAACTTCAGCCACCAGCACGGCATCATCCACCGCGACGTCAAGCCGGCCAACATCATGATCTCCAAGACCGGTGCGGTGAAGGTCATGGACTTCGGCATCGCCCGCGCGCTGGCCGATGCGGGCAACAGCGTCACCCAGACCGCCGCGGTGATCGGCACCGCACAGTACCTCTCACCCGAGCAGGCCCGCGGCGAGTCGGTCGACGCCCGCTCCGACGTCTACTCGCTGGGCTGTGTGCTCTACGAGGTCCTCACCGGCGAGCCGCCGTTCATCGGTGATTCGCCGGTGGCGGTGGCCTACCAGCACGTCCGCGAGGATCCGGTGCCGCCGTCGCAGAAGCATGCCGGCGTCTCCCCGGAATTGGACGCCGTCGTCCTCAAGGCGCTGGCCAAGAACCCCGACAACCGCTATCAGACCGCGGCCGAGATGCGGGCCGATCTGGTTCGGGTGCACAACGGGGAGGCCCCCGATGCGCCCAAGGTGCTCAGCCACGCCGAGCGCACCTCGCTGCTGAACGCGACACCGCCCCTGCGGCCTCGCGGCGACGACACCGACGAGATCCCACGGCACGGAGCCGTCGTCGAGAACGAACGGGCCGGTGGGTCCATCGGTCGCTGGCTCATCGCCGTCGCGATCCTGGCCATCCTGACCGTGGTGGTGACAGTCGCGATCAACATGGTCAGCGGCAGTCCGCGCAATGTGCAGGTGCCGGATGTCCGTGGGCAGGCTGCCGCCGATGCGATCGCGACACTGCAGAACAAGGGTTTCAAGATCCGGACGCAACAGAAGCCGGACAACACCATCGCGCCCGAGAAGGTCATCGGTACCGACCCGCCCGCCAACTCCATGGCCAGCGCCGGCGACGAGATCACCATCAACGTGTCCTACGGACCGGAGCAGCGCGAGGTTCCGGACTGCACCGGTCTGAGCTACGGCGAGTGTGTCCAGAAGCTCAAGGCCGCCGGATTCGGCAAGTACAAGCAGACCGAGCAGGCTTCCACACCCGAGCAGAAGGACAAGGTCCTCTCGACGATCCCGCCGGCGAACCAGACGTCGGCGATCACCAATGAGATCACCGTCGTCGTCGGCAAGGGACCGCAGACCGCGGCCGTGCCGGTCATCGCCGGCCAGACCGTCGACGTCGCCGGGCAGATCCTCACCGCCTCGGGCTTCTTGAAGTTCATCCAGGTCCCCGTCGACAGCACCGAACCTGCCGGACAGGTGGTGGGCTCCGATCCGGCCGCCGGCCAGGTTGTCGCGCAGGACACCGTGATCCAGATCCAGGTGTCCAAGGGCAACCAGTTCGTGATGCCGGATCTCAAGGGTCAGTTCTGGACCGACGCCGAGCCCAATCTGCGGGTCCTCGGCTGGACCGGCGTGCTGATCAAGGGGCCCAATGTCGACAACAGCGGGGTGCGCAGCAACGGCGTGGTGACCCAGAGTCCGGCGGCGGGTACCGCCGTGAACTTCGGGGCGTCGATCACCCTCAGCTTTGCGTCGTAG
- a CDS encoding aminodeoxychorismate/anthranilate synthase component II yields the protein MQVLVVDNYDSFVFNLVQYLGQLGVDAQVWRNDDERLADADAIAAEFDGVLLSPGPGTPERAGASIPLVRACAAAGTPLLGVCLGHQAIGVAFGGTVDRAPELLHGKTSTVYHTNVGVLHGLPNPFTATRYHSLTILPETVPAALEVTARTKGGVIMAVRHVDLPIHGVQFHPESILTEGGHRMLANWLGYCGAAPAETLVSRLEQEVADTVRHATAGSAAPATTQS from the coding sequence ATGCAGGTCTTGGTCGTCGACAACTACGACAGCTTCGTGTTCAACCTGGTCCAGTACCTGGGTCAGCTCGGGGTGGACGCGCAGGTCTGGCGCAACGACGACGAGCGCCTGGCCGACGCTGACGCCATCGCGGCGGAATTCGACGGTGTGCTGCTGAGCCCCGGCCCGGGCACCCCGGAACGCGCCGGCGCCTCCATCCCCCTGGTGCGGGCGTGTGCGGCAGCCGGCACTCCCCTGCTCGGGGTCTGCCTGGGACACCAGGCGATCGGGGTGGCGTTCGGTGGCACGGTGGACCGCGCGCCGGAACTGCTACACGGTAAGACCAGCACCGTGTATCACACGAATGTTGGTGTGCTGCATGGACTTCCGAACCCGTTCACCGCGACGCGGTATCACTCGCTGACCATCCTGCCGGAGACCGTACCGGCGGCGCTGGAGGTGACCGCCCGTACGAAGGGCGGGGTCATCATGGCGGTGCGGCACGTCGATCTCCCCATCCACGGCGTGCAGTTCCATCCCGAGTCGATCCTCACCGAGGGCGGTCACCGGATGCTGGCCAACTGGCTGGGCTACTGCGGCGCGGCGCCGGCCGAGACCCTGGTCAGCCGCCTCGAGCAGGAAGTGGCCGATACGGTGCGGCACGCGACGGCTGGATCAGCCGCCCCCGCTACGACGCAAAGCTGA